From the genome of Tachysurus fulvidraco isolate hzauxx_2018 chromosome 14, HZAU_PFXX_2.0, whole genome shotgun sequence:
GATAAAAATTTACCGAAGCTCTGTAAAGCGTAACgaagtttaatgttttaaataaaaatctacgTCATCTTTTAAATGAACGGACATTATTTTATCACGGATCTCATTAATACGGGATTAAAGACGATCCTGCTGTGGATCTAGATCTGGTGGATCTCAGAGCAGCTCCTGAAATGTTCTGCTCTGTTCCTCAGTGTGTCATGAAGTCATCATGAAGACCGGAGACAAATAAAGTCTTATAGCAGAAACTCAGCTGTCAATCACTCACACTTTCAATTccacaaattctctctctctctctataaaaagacacacacacacacacacacacacacacacacacacacactttaatggtCATCAGTCAGACGGTAAGCTGATAGTCGGTTATACGAAACACCGTAGTATTCAGCATTATGGTGATCACATGATAAACCctgagtggggaaaaaaaaaaaaagatttaatctCGACTAGACGAGTGAAGGTGCAAAAATAGTGTTCTACATGAGACGAACGTCACGCCGTTATTTTACGTGTCCACGATATTAACGTGTTGTGCCTTAAATATCGCAACAGACGGAGTAACTGATGCGTCGGAACAGGAGCGGGACACGTGGACACCCGAGAAGCTGTTTAACGTCGTTTTAAAACAGAACACTGAAAATCAACATATCAGACATATCAGATGCTACATCGCTAATGCTACCTGCCATGCTAACAACACGCGAGGGCGGAGCTACGGAAACGATCCTGAAGGTTCGGCTACAGAACAGATGATGAAATAAATGGCTGAGATCCTGCAAATCGTGTGTGCGGAGATCATCAGAGAGACTTCAGCAGTTCCTGTCTGCTAGCTGGCGTTCTAGCGTGTAGGTGTGGCCTGTGGTGCAGGTGTtctgtgggtgtggcctgtggtGCAGGTGTtctgtgggtgtggcctgtggtGCAGGTGTtctgtgggtgtggcctgtggtGCAGGTGTtctgtgggtgtggcctgtggtGCAGGTGTtctgtgggtgtggcctgtggtGCAGGTGTTCTGTGGGTGTGGCCAGTGGTGCAGGTGTtctgtgggtgtggcctgtggtGCAGGTGTtctgtgggtgtggcctgtggtGCAGGTGTtctgtgggtgtggcctgtggtGCAGGTGTTCTGTGGGTGTGGCCAGTGGTGCAGGTTCCTAATTTGACCGTTACTTTACGTGTCTTTCAGTCAGCCAACATACAGATGACCCAGAAGCTCAAGATAAGTCTCGAGTCTGTTTCTCAAATCACATGCACTACagccacagtgtgtgtgtgtgtgtgtgtgtgtgtgagtgtgtgtgtgtgtgtgtgagtgtatgtgtgagtgtgtgtgtgtatatgtgcgtgtgtgtgtgtgtgtgtgtgtgtgtgagtgtatgtgtgagtgtgtgtgtgtatatgtgcgtgtgtgtgtgtgtgtgtgtgtgtgtgtgtgtgtgtgtgtgtgtgtgtgagtgtatgtgtgagtgtgtgtgtgtgtatatgtgcgtgtgtgtgtgtgtgtgtgtgtgtgtgtgtgtgtgtgtgtgagtgtatgtgtgagtgtgtgtgtgtatatgtgtgtgtgtgtatatgtgtgtgtatatgtgtgtgtgtgtgtgtgtgggaaaataattagTGAATACCATATAGATTGTGCGGTGTACATTCTGTACAGTCTGGTGAAGCGTTTAGTCGTTTACTtgctcactgtctgtctctgagtTTTGTTTAATTACACGGTGCTTTAGGGTACAAACAAGTGCAGgaactgtctgtctctgtctctctgtctgtctgtctctctgtctgtctcggtctgtctctctctgtctgtctgtctctgtctgtctgtctctgtctgtctgtctctgtctgtctgtctctgtctctctctgtctctgtctctctctgtctgtctctgtctgtctgtctctctctgtctgtctctctctgtctgtctctctctgtctgtctttctccatctgtctctctccctctgtctctgtctgtctgtctccatccctctgtctgtctccatccctctgtctgtctccatccctccgtctctctccctccgtctctctccctccgtctctctccctccgtctctctccctcggtgtctgtctccctctgtgagTGATAGAGACTCAGATCACATGAAACATACATctagagtctctctctctttccctttcttaaTCCATCCCTTGTtgccatctctctcactctagttttctgtctgtctgtctgtctgtctgtctgtctgtgtccctctttctctctaaatCTGTCTAACTCTGTCTTCATCCCTCTTTTACTCTGTCTGGCTTTCTCAGTCCATCTCTACTGTTCTCTTTTACTCCAATCACCCCCCCCCCTGTCTCTCTTAGATGAGTCTggcctctccctccatctcagGTGGAAGTTCACATACACCAGTGAAGTTCATCTTCCCCTCCTTCCCTctgtagttgtgtgtgagagattccCCGTCGCCGAGGGAACGGTTGCCGTGTGACAGCGGGTCAGGTGATGTGCGGTGGCCAATCCTACTGCGTCTCTCCTGCAGGTAACAGTGCAGGTGTTTGAGAAGCTGCTTTGGGTTCTTCTTAGCGTAGAGCTCCACATCTgtacgaaacacacacacacacacacacacacacacacacacacacacacacacacagatgtaatgtttgtattttaataaaagtgtaattaaatattaaaacgaTTTGGTGAACTCTGACCTTTGAGGACGTATCCTGAGTCAGAGATGGTCTTCCTCTGACTCCTCCACACCTCATACAGGTGCAGAAACGTCGCCACGTAAAACTCGTTCAGGACCCCCACCACCTGCTGCCGCCGGTTACACTCCCTGAGTGGCGTTACATAGCGACCGcttattaccatggcaaccaggaACAACACAGCTTCATCAACATAGTCAGAAATAATTACACCCTGAAACACTGaagctaataaaataattataaaattaaaacagaatatataaatatataaatataaataaacactaaacaaaacctgaataaaatattatgtaaaaatcaaagtatagaaaaatgtatttaaattcaaatgtaaggtttttgtgtgtgtgtgtgcgtgtgtatgtgcgtgtgcatgtatgtgtgtgtgtgtgtgtgtgtatgtgcgtgtatgtgtgtgtgtgtgtatgtgcgtgtatgtgtgtgtgtgtgtgacagtgtgggtgtgtgtatgtgtgcacgcgtgtgcgtgtgtatgtgcgtgtatatgtgtgtgcgtgtgtatgtgcgtgtatatgtgtgtgtgtgtgtatgtgcgtgtatgtgtgtgtgtgtgtgtgtgtgggtgtgtgtatgtgtgcgtgcgtgcgtgtgtgtgtatgtctgtgtgtgtatgcgtgtgtatgtgtgtgtgcgcatgtgtgtgtgtgtgtgtgtgcgtgtgtgtatgtatgcatgtctgtgtgtgtgtgtgtgtgtatgtctgtgtgtgtgtgtgtatgtgtgtatgtatgtatatgtctgtgtgtgtgtgtgtgtatgtctgtgtgtgtgtgtgtgtgtgtgtatgtgtgtgtgtgtatgtgtatgtctgtgtgtgtgtgtgtgtgtgtactcactttGTCAGAACCTCCTCCCTGAGCGCGTGCAGGACGATGCGCGTCATGTTGATGGACATCACGCTGAATGGAAAATTCTGTAAAAGAGGAAAGTTACATAGAGAATGTTGTAAACTACAGAGCTCTAAAGGGGCATAAGGAGCATTATACTGAGGATTAATATTCctatacaaatgtgtgtgtgtgtgtgtgtgtgtgtgtgtgtgtgtgtgtgtgtgtgtgtgtgtgttacctgtacTGGATGCTGAGAGAGTTTGTAAATGTCTCTAGCGAGCTGAAGTGTCTCTGGATCCATGACCAGATAAAGTGTGTGCATTAGACCCAGAAATCCGGTTCCTCTCAGATCTGTAGCCGGATCtgtacctgtacacacacacacacacacacacacacacacacacacacacacacacacacaattataagCTCTCTCTGACTAAATAAACAGCTGCTGTTTGCTCCGCCCCTTATACATTTGCCCCACCCCCCTTTGTCTCCTTCATACCCTGGAAGCCGATGTTCTCCCAGTGCGGCCCATATCGAGGGCAGTCTGCCTTCGTAGATGTCAGTTTGCGGTAGATTGTCTGCAGCACACGCATGTGCACCGGCTGGGTGTTATCCAGagagcctacacacacacacacacacacacacacacacacacacacacacacacacacacacacacacacacacacacacacacacacacacacacgcacacacacacgcacacacacacgcacacacacacgcacacacacacacacacactttagagctAATACTCTGTTTTGTCACCCAAGTCTAATAAAACAACCAAATTATTAAGCCACTAGACATGAGGAACGTCATTggctgctgagttctggactctgattggtcgtcaggtgtttattcattctctctaacagcagcacTGACACGAGCGCAGGTTACATCATCAGTTCATGTACAGCAGACGCTtggctcgtgtgtgtgtgtgtgtgtgtgtgtgtgtgtgtgtgtgtgtgtgtgtgtgtgtgtgtgatgctcaCACTGTGCGATGGCGAACACCAGGTCTCTCTCCTCCATCAGCTCCTTGTATAGGCGCGGCGGcccaaacaggaagtgtgtgacgACGGCCAGTCCTGTCCTGTGAACGGTCGGCTGTATGTTCCTCTGGAATTAATgggaaataaattatatatacacaggaacaggaactaacacacactcacacacacacacactctcacacactctcacacactcactcacacacacacacactctcacacactcacacacacactcacacactcacacacactcacacacactcacacacactcacacacactcacacacacacactctctctctcacacacatgcacactctctcacacacacacacactcacacactctcacacactctctcacacacacacacacacactctctcacacacacacacacacactctcacacacacacacacacacacacacactcacacacacacacacacacacactcacacacacactctcacacaacacctctcacacacacactctcagcactcacacaccactatcctcatcacactcacacacaccctctcacacctcacaccacacacacaccactactcACCTCAACACaacctactctctctctcctcacacaccacacacacactctctctctctcctctcaccacactctctctctcttctcacatacatcactctctctctcttctcctcacacacactcgctctctctctcacacaggtGAAGCCgccaacactctctctctcctcacatcaatcattcctctctctctctcacacacacactctctctctcacacacacacactctctctctctctcacacacacacacactctctctctctctcacacacacacacactctctctctctctcacacacacacacactctctctctcacacacacacacacacacgcacacacacacatgcacacacgcgcgcacacacacacacacacacacactctctctctcacacacacacactctctctctcacacaaagacacgcacacacacacacacgcacacacatgcacacacatgcacacacacacacacacacacgcactcacacacacgcactcacacacacgcactcacacacacactcaccagcaGCTCGGTGAGGTCTGTGGTCTGAAAGTGTTGCAGTGCCTCGTTGAAAGAAATCAGAGCCAATGGAGCGAGATCTTCTACAGGAACTgcacaggaaatgacatcactaCTTAGCTCAGCATGCTGATCAGACACGTCAGATGGCATgggttgccatggaaacagaTACACATCTAAGACATTTATCTCAGACACACTGCCCAGTATTTACTGTAATTAAACCAGGGAATAATCGGAACTATTTGCGTTACGTTAACGTTACGATGCGATGCGACATTTACacaaaaggggcggggctaattTCACACCTTTAAAATGACATAACTGTTAACAGAACAGTACGACGAGCTTTATAAGCATTCTCTGACtagtaaatattagtcaaattattcatattttaaaataggtttacacacacacacacacacacttactttcctgtttctatggcaacaacAACCTGAAAATAGTGAAGCTATAATTTTGGtgtttagtgatttttttttctaatttattataaattatatttataatattatttataaaatgtgcaATCAGATTTATTCCATATGAGAGAGGAAGTGAAGCACAAAGCTCAGTTCAGTCTGATGATGAATAGCTGTCTCGTAGCCACGGTGACGTAGCATGGCCCGTATGATGGTGTGGTTACCATGGAGATGAGGTGTGGCACCCAGTCTCACCTGGTTGGATGCTCTCGAGGGCGTCCCATTCCTGCTGCGCACGCTCCAGCTCCGAGtccacctctacacacacacacacacacacacacacacacacacacacactaaacaaactATTCTATTCCTACatgtttttataaattatatatttattttattttaccatCTGCTTCTGTTTGATCTCCGCCTGCAGCCAGTGACTGTAGAAGGCCATTCTGCTTCAGCACTGaaatctgaaacacacacacacacacacacacactaagaaaacacacacacacagagtctgacCTGAACCTTCTCCCCCGCTCCCACACTCACCGGGACGGATCTGAGATACGAGCTGCCGTTGATGCCGCCGTTCTCCTTGATGCCGTTACACATCTGTGGAAGATCACCACAGTAAAGCTCGGAAAATAagccacgcacacacacacacaaataatttcTGTggagtgtgttagagagagtcaccagtgtgtgtgtggactgtcCATCGGTCAGATCTTCAGTCTGCTTCCATTCCTGTGCGAAACCATTCGAGCTCTGAAACACACGTTTATAACAATCACAATCTCACTAGATGGATAAAAAGCCTGATGGAGGTTTTACACATGAGCTGGTTAATAAAATGCACAGATTTCCACCTGGAACTAAAGACACGGCATCTGGAAAGTTCAACAGAACTGTAAAGTCCAGCGGACGAAACGTTACTGATGTTAAAGTAAAGTTTATTTTGAAGCAGGAAGCTAACGTCAGACGTATGACAGATTTACCGTACAGACCTCCGTGTGGACTGCGACGTCTCCTTCCATGGTGCGAGTCCTGAGCTACTGTCCTCTCGTCATCCTGCATCCCGAGTCCTCACTCATGCTGCCTCCGAGTGAGAGATGTGTCAGAATTGTAGTTTTTACTTAGAGCTCATCGCTGAGACGCTGCCGTTACGTGTGAAAGCAGCAGAAGACCGGCGCAGGTCCAGGAGCAGATCTCAGAGACGAGGGTTAGtcacacaaattacacaaattCTCTGATCCCACCGGTGTTCCTCACTACACCTTGACTTGGATGAGCAGGAGTACGGAGTCAGGTGGGCCCAGGCGACTGGTCATGAGCGAGATGGGTCTTCGACGTGCCATCAGGGTTTGGACTTTGGGCGGTCGAAAAACACACTAAGGGAACAAAGTGCCACTTTAGTGCCAACACCACTGTatccaatcagaacacagatcCTGATCAATCAAGAACACAACCCTGCTGCCTAAAttcactgtaaccaatcagaatacAGTGCACAGTTAATCAGGTCCATAGGCCCCTCCCCCATCCCAAAGCAACCAATCAAAAATCATTGCCCCCAGTGCTACTCAGTAATTGGCTCCCAAGTCTACTGTAACCAATCACGGCCGCAGGTCCCAGTCAATCTGGACCTTAAGCCCTGCCCCCAGTGCTACAGTAAACAGTCAGGATTGCAGTTCTTGCCATCTATGCCATTCTAACCACATCCGAATCCCCGCCCACAAATAACCAACATCAGTCTGCGACAACAATCAGCTATCAATCAGCTCCTTTCCCAATATACagcagaaggggaaaaaaacacacgaTGGTTTTATTACATGAAAACATCAAGCCAATcaaaattaaagattaaaaatgcaaatattgAACACGCCTCTCCTggttattatacatttatttaaaaaaagacattactGTGGATCAGAGGATCATCTTACAGCCTACACTTAGTCTACAGTAAGACTCATATATCATGGATATTCCTCATTATAACCCCAAAGCTGCACTCTGGAGGGGTGACGTCATCTCTCTcccaacagaacacacacacaccctctctctctctctcacacacacacacacacacacacacaccttacctCTGTGCTCCTCATCTCACTTTTCGCACCAGATGCACTGCAGACACAATTTTATTTCCTCACACTGACTCTTTTGGCTCTCACTGATGAGCAATTGGTTGGAGATGACGTCATCGATAGGATTAAACTTCTCGTTAACTCATTAAATACCAACAAAATCCCGTTACCTGGATACACACCACAATATCTGCGCGTGCACGGAGGTTATATATGAGATGCACCGCTTTAACACAATAACACgctaataataatcatgttcATGGGTttcagtgtaaatataaaacaattatacTTTAACACACGCTTTTAGTTTCAGCGTCCATATAAATGATAtactgcttttgttttgttggggttttttttctaatgCACATTGTCATGCAAGTGAACCGCATGTTTAGCAGAATTAAAGATATTTCTGATGAAATATTCAGTGATTTATGAGCTTTATAACCTCCATGACGTTAATACGCATTAAATAACTGGCTGGCAACCAAAATGTGGATTTGGCTAACTGGCTAACACGCTAACTTTCTACCCTCGCGCTCAGATATGACTGTTTTTGGAGTCAGATCACGTTCACGTGTGATTCAATGCTAAacattatactttttatatccCGCGAcactaaaaaaagagaaataaatcgCATTATTTTACCTTCTTGTCGCTCTCCTCCAATCTCAGCTTCCCTTCCCCCGTACCGACGTGAGCGCGATTGCGCAATGCctcatgggaaatgtagtttttaTACCGCAAACACTTCCTGTACTGGTGAACTGTAGGACTGGTGAACTGTAGGACTGGTGAACTTGTAGTACTGGTGAACTGTaggtttggtgaactgggagtGGTGAACTGTAGGTTTGGTGAACTAGGAATGGTGAACTGTAGGTTTGGAGAAATGTAGGATTGGTGAACTGTGGGACTGGCGAACTTGTAGGATTGGTGAAATGTAGGATTGTTGAACTGTGGGAGTGGTGAACTGTAGGACTGGTGAAATGTAGGATTGGTGAACTGTGGGACTGGTGAAATGTAGGATTGGTTAACTGTGGGAGTGGTGAAATGTAGGATTGGTTAACTGTGGGACTGGTGAAATGTAGGATTGGTTAACTGTGGGATTGGTGAACTGTAGGACTGGTGAACTGTAGGATTGGTGAAATGTAGGATTGGTGAACTGTAGGATTGGTGAACTGTAGGACTGGTGAACTGTGGGAATGGTGAACTGTAGGATTGGTGAACTGTAGGACTGGTGAACTGTGGGAGTGGTGAACTGTAGGATTGGTGAACTGTAGGAGTGGTGAACTGTAGAACTGGTGAAATGTAGGACTGGTGATCTGTAGGATTGGTGAAATGTAGGACTGGTGATCTGTAGAACTGGTGAACTGTAGGACTGGTGAAATGTAGAACTGGTGAAATGTAGAACTGGTGAAATGTAGAACTGGTGAACTGTAGGATTGGTGAAATGTAGAACTGGTGAACTGTAGGATTGGTGAACTGTAGGATTGGTGATCTGTAGGATTTGTGAAATGTAGGACTGGTGAAATGTAGGACTGGTGATCTGTAGGATTGGTGAAATGTAGGACTGGTGAAATGTAGAACTGGTGAACTGTAGGATTGGTGAAATGTAGAACTGGTGAACTGTAGGATTGGTGAACTGTAGGACTGGTGAAATGTAGAACTGGTGAAATGTAGAACTGGTGAAATGTAGAACTGGTGAACTGTAGGATTGGTGAAATGTAGAACTGGTGAACTGTAGGATTGGTGAACTGTAGGATTGGTGGACTTGTAATAATAGCAAAGTAATTCACAAAGCAAGTAACATAGCTTAGAAAATATAAGAGTGACATACACTGACGTTACCTGCTCAAATTATAAGcctaattataatatatattataaactatTCAAGAAAAATTCCAACATTTTAGATTTGAGTCCATTTAAAAGGTAAgaaagtgaaacacacacattcccccACACATTCAATTCTTTTATTGAACAGACATGTAGAGTCACATACAGGCAAAATAAATACGTAGCTTTCCATAAAAATATAACGACAGCTCGGAACCT
Proteins encoded in this window:
- the elmod3 gene encoding ELMO domain-containing protein 3 isoform X1, yielding MEGDVAVHTESSNGFAQEWKQTEDLTDGQSTHTLMCNGIKENGGINGSSYLRSVPISVLKQNGLLQSLAAGGDQTEADEVDSELERAQQEWDALESIQPVPVEDLAPLALISFNEALQHFQTTDLTELLRNIQPTVHRTGLAVVTHFLFGPPRLYKELMEERDLVFAIAQCSLDNTQPVHMRVLQTIYRKLTSTKADCPRYGPHWENIGFQGTDPATDLRGTGFLGLMHTLYLVMDPETLQLARDIYKLSQHPVQNFPFSVMSINMTRIVLHALREEVLTNGRYVTPLRECNRRQQVVGVLNEFYVATFLHLYEVWRSQRKTISDSGYVLKDVELYAKKNPKQLLKHLHCYLQERRSRIGHRTSPDPLSHGNRSLGDGESLTHNYRGKEGKMNFTGVCELPPEMEGEARLI
- the elmod3 gene encoding ELMO domain-containing protein 3 isoform X2 — its product is MEGDVAVHTESSNGFAQEWKQTEDLTDGQSTHTLMCNGIKENGGINGSSYLRSVPISVLKQNGLLQSLAAGGDQTEADEVDSELERAQQEWDALESIQPVPVEDLAPLALISFNEALQHFQTTDLTELLRNIQPTVHRTGLAVVTHFLFGPPRLYKELMEERDLVFAIAQCSLDNTQPVHMRVLQTIYRKLTSTKADCPRYGPHWENIGFQGTDPATDLRGTGFLGLMHTLYLVMDPETLQLARDIYKLSQHPVQNFPFSVMSINMTRIVLHALREEVLTKECNRRQQVVGVLNEFYVATFLHLYEVWRSQRKTISDSGYVLKDVELYAKKNPKQLLKHLHCYLQERRSRIGHRTSPDPLSHGNRSLGDGESLTHNYRGKEGKMNFTGVCELPPEMEGEARLI